One segment of Novipirellula aureliae DNA contains the following:
- the mch gene encoding methenyltetrahydromethanopterin cyclohydrolase — MLVPNSVNERMCSLFDQLIDQNGVAAGHDASLRASLRASVIEGAKILDAGVHHRGSLAGGIALARLCLADLADVAIVPCDRATHVVSNSVFVRTDRPVEACLASQYAGWPVSTDDFFAMGSGPMRLVRGKEEMLHDLGLAETASVVVGVLEAEKLPTVSAIRSIAEQCRVAADQIRIAIAPSTSIAGTIQVVARSIETAMHKLYSLGFDVTRVVSATGNAPIAPVAKTGDTVRGIGRTNDAILYGGEVTLWVDCDDEAVEAIAEKVPSPSSADHGRPFAAIFEGYDFDFYKVDPLLFSPALVTFSNLRTGRTWTSGKIETDILRKSFL; from the coding sequence ATGTTAGTTCCAAACTCAGTCAACGAGCGTATGTGCTCGCTTTTCGACCAATTGATCGATCAAAACGGCGTGGCGGCAGGTCACGATGCGTCGTTGAGGGCATCGTTGAGGGCATCGGTCATCGAAGGAGCCAAAATCCTCGATGCTGGTGTTCACCACCGTGGATCGCTTGCTGGTGGGATCGCTCTGGCCCGACTTTGCCTTGCCGACCTAGCGGACGTCGCGATCGTGCCCTGTGATCGGGCGACGCATGTTGTTTCGAACAGTGTTTTTGTCCGTACGGATCGACCGGTCGAGGCCTGCCTAGCGAGCCAGTACGCAGGTTGGCCCGTTTCAACGGACGACTTCTTTGCAATGGGTAGCGGACCGATGCGTTTGGTCCGGGGGAAGGAAGAGATGTTACACGATCTCGGATTGGCCGAAACAGCGTCCGTGGTCGTCGGTGTGTTGGAGGCTGAAAAATTGCCGACGGTTTCGGCGATTCGTTCGATTGCCGAGCAGTGTCGCGTTGCGGCGGATCAAATTCGGATTGCGATCGCCCCGAGCACCTCGATCGCCGGGACGATCCAAGTGGTTGCTCGTTCGATTGAAACCGCCATGCACAAACTTTATTCGCTGGGGTTTGATGTAACGCGCGTCGTCTCGGCGACGGGAAACGCGCCAATCGCTCCTGTTGCTAAAACCGGCGATACGGTTCGAGGCATCGGGCGTACCAACGACGCGATTCTTTATGGAGGGGAAGTGACGTTGTGGGTTGACTGCGACGACGAGGCGGTTGAGGCGATTGCCGAGAAGGTTCCGAGCCCCAGTTCCGCTGACCATGGGCGTCCCTTTGCGGCCATCTTTGAGGGTTATGATTTTGACTTCTATAAAGTGGATCCGCTTCTTTTTAGCCCTGCATTGGTGACGTTCTCTAATTTGCGTACGGGGCGAACTTGGACTTCGGGGAAAATAGAGACGGATATTTTGCGAAAATCGTTTCTATGA
- a CDS encoding POT family MFS transporter, translating into MTEPAATTSPKYNTKPIATSAMPPGIPFIIGNEAAERFSFYGMKAILTVFMTTYLLDTNGTVSPMSGEDAKFWVHLFVMAAYFMPLIGALFADWLFGKYRTILYLSILYCFGHLALALDETRYGLAIGLGLIAIGTGAIKPCVSAHVGDQFGKQNSHLLGKVFGWFYISINMGSVISTLLTPWLLDRYGPRVAFGVPGILMALATLLFWMGRNRFIHIPPRGSALFKDLFSSESLKAIWGLVPVYLLVAVFWSLFDQTASAWVLQAEGMDRTVMGVELLASQVQAINPLLILFLVPLFSYVLYPAIHRVFPLTPLRKISIGMFLTVASFAVSALIETSIQNGGRPCISWQALAYLILTAAEVMVSITCLEFSYTQAPNSIKSIIMSLYLLSVSLGNLITAVVNGVIANDDGTSKLPGASYYWFFTIMMLLAAIVFMFVALRYRGKVHIQDEGESIHK; encoded by the coding sequence ATGACTGAGCCAGCTGCCACGACGTCTCCAAAATACAATACGAAGCCGATCGCGACGTCAGCGATGCCGCCCGGCATCCCCTTCATCATTGGCAATGAAGCAGCCGAACGATTTAGTTTCTACGGTATGAAGGCAATCCTGACGGTCTTTATGACGACCTACCTGCTCGACACCAACGGAACCGTTTCCCCGATGAGCGGCGAGGACGCCAAGTTTTGGGTTCATCTTTTTGTCATGGCAGCTTACTTCATGCCGCTGATCGGTGCCTTGTTTGCCGATTGGTTGTTTGGCAAGTATCGAACCATTCTTTATCTGTCGATTCTCTACTGTTTCGGTCACTTGGCTCTTGCTCTCGATGAGACCCGCTACGGTCTGGCCATAGGACTTGGTCTCATCGCAATCGGCACCGGAGCGATCAAGCCATGTGTGTCCGCTCATGTCGGAGACCAATTTGGAAAACAGAATTCACATCTGCTTGGAAAGGTCTTTGGTTGGTTTTATATCTCGATCAACATGGGGTCGGTCATCTCAACCTTGCTGACGCCATGGCTACTTGACCGCTATGGACCACGAGTCGCATTCGGAGTGCCCGGGATATTGATGGCCTTGGCGACGTTGTTGTTTTGGATGGGACGCAATCGATTCATTCATATCCCGCCACGTGGTAGTGCCTTGTTTAAGGATCTGTTCAGTAGCGAAAGTCTCAAGGCGATTTGGGGGCTTGTCCCGGTTTACTTGTTGGTTGCTGTCTTTTGGAGTTTGTTTGATCAGACGGCGAGTGCTTGGGTTTTGCAAGCCGAGGGGATGGACCGAACGGTGATGGGGGTTGAATTACTGGCAAGTCAGGTACAGGCAATCAATCCGCTCTTGATTTTGTTTCTCGTGCCATTGTTCAGCTACGTGCTCTATCCCGCGATCCATCGTGTCTTTCCGCTGACCCCGCTTCGCAAAATCAGCATTGGGATGTTTTTGACGGTTGCCTCGTTTGCGGTGAGTGCGCTGATTGAAACGTCGATTCAAAACGGTGGCCGCCCTTGCATTTCATGGCAAGCGTTAGCGTATCTGATTTTGACCGCCGCCGAAGTAATGGTGTCGATCACCTGTTTGGAGTTTAGCTATACGCAGGCGCCCAACAGCATCAAGAGTATCATCATGAGTTTGTACTTGTTGTCGGTATCGTTGGGCAATTTGATCACGGCGGTCGTCAACGGTGTGATTGCCAATGATGATGGAACGTCGAAGTTGCCCGGGGCGTCCTATTATTGGTTCTTCACGATCATGATGTTGTTGGCGGCAATCGTGTTTATGTTTGTAGCGTTACGCTACCGAGGAAAAGTTCATATTCAAGACGAAGGCGAATCGATTCACAAGTGA
- a CDS encoding metallophosphoesterase family protein: MKFLCFSDLHCDQDAARRLVSRSAEADVVIGAGDFANRHQGIHDTIDILSAIDKPTLLVPGNGETFEELSAAASDWRSATVLHGSGCQIEGVEFWGVGGGIPVTPFGDWSYDFDEMKAKELLAGCPIGGVLVVHSPALDTVDHDTSGRIRGSQAIRETVVQKQPQLVVCGHIHSDWGKQVKLGPSQILNAGPQGVFVSLLDSAS; the protein is encoded by the coding sequence ATGAAATTCCTATGTTTTAGCGACTTGCATTGCGATCAAGATGCGGCACGTCGTTTGGTTTCTCGTTCAGCCGAAGCAGACGTCGTCATCGGAGCGGGCGACTTTGCCAATCGTCATCAAGGCATCCACGATACCATCGACATTTTGTCAGCAATCGATAAGCCGACCCTCTTGGTTCCTGGCAACGGCGAAACGTTTGAAGAATTATCCGCAGCGGCATCGGACTGGAGATCGGCGACGGTGCTACACGGTAGCGGTTGCCAAATCGAAGGCGTTGAGTTTTGGGGTGTAGGCGGCGGGATACCGGTGACACCGTTCGGGGATTGGAGCTACGACTTTGACGAGATGAAGGCAAAAGAACTCTTAGCCGGCTGTCCCATTGGCGGCGTTCTCGTCGTCCACTCGCCAGCGTTGGACACCGTCGACCACGATACGAGTGGACGGATTCGCGGCAGCCAAGCGATCCGAGAAACGGTTGTGCAAAAGCAGCCTCAGCTGGTCGTCTGTGGACACATCCACAGCGATTGGGGGAAACAGGTCAAACTAGGTCCCTCTCAAATTCTTAACGCTGGCCCCCAAGGGGTATTCGTTAGCCTTTTGGATAGCGCATCCTGA
- the aceE gene encoding pyruvate dehydrogenase (acetyl-transferring), homodimeric type has protein sequence MSDSKTVAQEVAQEEVKQNLGELTPHEVEVDLDTAETQEWLSSLDYVLKSKGADRVRFLLEQLRDRAAEEGIQSAEDTSTPYVNTIPVDEQPAFPGNRELERRIKSIVRWNAMAMVVRANKREGGVGGHISTFASSATLYEIAFNHFFKGRGEDGYSGDSIYFQGHASPGMYSRAYLEGRLTETHLENFRRELEPSPGLSSYPHPWLMPGFWEYPTVSMGLGPIMAIYQARFNEYLRDRGLKDTAGQHVWAFLGDGECDEPETLGAIGLAAREKLDNLIFVVNCNLQRLDGPVRGNSKIIQELESIFRGAGWNVIKVVWGDDWDNLLAKDTTGLLVKRMNEVVDGQYQKYTGMPGSYIREHFFGKYPELLKLVENYSDERLEKMRRGGHDPEKVYAAYKQATEMKNGRPTVILAKTVKGYGLGEAGEGRNVAHNQKKMNEEELLEFRTRFGIPISDEEVGKAPFYKPPANSQEIKYLKERRQLLGGSVPSRPEKHPTIEVPSIDDYRKVIKKMENKNISTTFAVVQTLIALCRDKKIGKYVVPIVPDESRTFGMEGMFRQFGIYAHAGQLYEPVDSEQITYYKEARDGQILEEGITEAGSMSSFNAAGTAYSCHGINMIPFFIYYSMFGFQRIGDLVWAAADMRAKGFMIGGTAGRTTLNGEGLQHQDGHSLLNAIAFPNVRAYDPAFAYEAVVIIMEGMKRMYQDGETCIYYLTVENDPYDHPVMPTGCEEGIIKGMYKYRSREVENAKARVQLFGSGAILNGVLAAQELLADQYGIASDVWSVTSYTQLRREAADCSRWNMLHPTEKPRRSYLEEVLEGVEGPFISASDYVRALGEQLQPWIPGDYYVLGTDGMGRSATRESLRRHFEVDKESIIIATLSRLCNAGLFTAAEVADAIKDLGYDADKPNPYFA, from the coding sequence ATGTCAGATTCAAAAACGGTCGCTCAAGAAGTCGCTCAAGAGGAAGTCAAACAGAATCTTGGGGAGCTTACACCTCACGAAGTCGAAGTGGATCTCGATACAGCGGAAACTCAAGAATGGTTGTCGTCACTCGACTACGTTCTCAAGAGCAAAGGCGCTGACCGGGTTCGATTCCTGCTCGAACAACTTCGTGATCGTGCTGCCGAAGAGGGCATTCAATCGGCGGAGGACACCAGCACACCTTATGTCAATACCATTCCGGTTGATGAGCAGCCAGCCTTTCCTGGCAACCGTGAACTCGAGCGACGCATCAAATCGATCGTCCGCTGGAATGCAATGGCGATGGTCGTGCGAGCCAACAAACGCGAGGGCGGCGTCGGCGGCCACATCAGTACCTTTGCTTCGAGTGCGACTTTATACGAAATTGCATTCAATCACTTTTTTAAGGGCCGAGGCGAAGACGGCTACTCGGGCGATTCAATCTATTTCCAAGGGCATGCGTCGCCTGGCATGTACAGTCGAGCTTATTTGGAAGGCCGACTAACAGAAACTCATCTCGAGAATTTCCGACGTGAACTTGAACCCTCCCCTGGGTTGAGCAGCTACCCACACCCGTGGTTGATGCCCGGATTCTGGGAGTACCCCACCGTTTCGATGGGTCTGGGGCCAATCATGGCGATCTACCAGGCTCGCTTCAACGAATACCTCCGCGATCGAGGACTGAAGGACACCGCTGGACAACATGTCTGGGCTTTCCTCGGTGACGGCGAATGTGACGAGCCAGAAACACTTGGTGCGATTGGCTTAGCGGCTCGTGAAAAACTCGACAATCTGATTTTCGTGGTCAACTGCAATCTGCAACGACTCGACGGCCCGGTTCGCGGGAACAGCAAGATCATTCAGGAGTTGGAATCGATTTTCCGCGGTGCTGGATGGAACGTCATCAAGGTGGTCTGGGGCGACGATTGGGACAACCTGCTTGCTAAGGACACGACAGGATTGCTCGTCAAACGAATGAACGAGGTTGTCGACGGGCAATACCAAAAGTACACCGGGATGCCAGGCAGCTATATTCGCGAACATTTCTTCGGCAAGTACCCCGAACTGCTAAAGTTGGTGGAAAACTACAGTGACGAACGTCTGGAGAAGATGCGCCGCGGTGGCCATGACCCCGAGAAAGTATACGCTGCCTACAAGCAAGCAACGGAAATGAAGAACGGACGACCGACTGTCATTTTAGCGAAGACCGTCAAAGGTTACGGCCTTGGCGAAGCGGGCGAAGGACGCAACGTCGCTCACAACCAAAAGAAAATGAACGAAGAGGAATTGCTTGAATTCCGAACTCGTTTTGGCATCCCGATCAGTGATGAAGAGGTCGGCAAGGCACCGTTTTACAAACCGCCTGCGAACAGCCAAGAGATCAAGTATTTGAAAGAGCGTCGTCAATTGCTTGGTGGCAGCGTACCGAGCCGTCCTGAAAAGCATCCGACAATCGAAGTGCCCTCGATTGATGATTACCGCAAAGTCATCAAGAAGATGGAAAATAAAAACATCAGTACCACGTTTGCGGTGGTGCAAACTTTAATCGCACTTTGCCGTGACAAAAAAATCGGCAAGTATGTCGTGCCAATCGTGCCTGACGAATCTCGGACCTTCGGGATGGAAGGTATGTTCCGCCAATTCGGTATCTATGCTCATGCTGGACAGCTATATGAGCCCGTCGACTCGGAACAGATTACCTACTACAAGGAAGCACGCGACGGCCAGATCCTCGAAGAGGGAATCACCGAAGCGGGGTCGATGAGCAGCTTCAACGCCGCAGGAACGGCCTACAGTTGCCATGGCATCAATATGATCCCCTTCTTCATCTACTACAGCATGTTCGGTTTCCAACGGATCGGAGATTTGGTCTGGGCCGCGGCGGACATGCGAGCCAAGGGATTCATGATCGGCGGAACAGCGGGCCGAACGACACTTAACGGCGAAGGGCTACAGCACCAAGATGGGCATAGTTTGCTCAACGCGATCGCATTCCCAAATGTGCGAGCCTACGACCCCGCGTTCGCGTATGAAGCGGTCGTGATCATCATGGAAGGCATGAAACGGATGTACCAAGATGGTGAAACGTGTATCTATTACTTGACGGTTGAAAACGATCCTTATGATCATCCTGTAATGCCAACCGGTTGCGAAGAAGGCATTATCAAGGGAATGTACAAGTATCGCAGTCGTGAAGTGGAGAATGCAAAAGCGCGAGTCCAATTGTTCGGTAGCGGAGCTATCTTAAACGGCGTCTTGGCGGCTCAAGAATTATTGGCAGACCAATATGGTATTGCCAGTGACGTGTGGAGTGTGACGAGCTACACTCAGTTGCGCCGCGAGGCTGCGGATTGCAGTAGGTGGAACATGCTTCATCCGACGGAAAAACCTCGCCGCAGCTACCTTGAAGAAGTGCTCGAGGGAGTCGAGGGCCCGTTCATTTCGGCCAGTGATTATGTTCGAGCATTAGGAGAACAGTTGCAACCGTGGATCCCAGGTGACTACTATGTCTTGGGAACGGACGGCATGGGACGAAGCGCCACCCGAGAATCACTGCGTCGGCACTTCGAAGTCGATAAAGAATCGATCATCATTGCGACCCTTAGCCGGCTTTGCAATGCGGGCTTGTTCACGGCTGCCGAAGTCGCTGACGCAATCAAGGATCTCGGCTACGACGCCGACAAACCCAACCCGTACTTTGCCTAA
- a CDS encoding 2-oxo acid dehydrogenase subunit E2 — protein MATEVKLPELGDGIESGDVLELFVSVGDVISEGQDIVEMETDKATVPVPSSVGGKVTKILVSEGDTVGIGGVILEVEASSDVTTDTQPAEPESKTEPEPKAEAPKQAEPAPKPTPAEPAPTQPAAAETPAAVTPPAAPAPPAAPASPVAPAPPAAPASPVAPAPPASTESTSSAGGDAIPAGPAIRRFAREVGVDLSSVRGTGESGRITREDILSVVRQANQAAARTTAGTGSVASVPDASNPSIVRGPSAVDGAGAPAVDDYGTIRVERMSKIRKTIANQMHASWSAVPRVTNFDDADITDLERLRKSSKEDYAAQGLKLTSMPFLIKAVATALKHHPGINAAIDQENEQIIYKDYVNVGIAVDTDRGLVVPVMHNADRMGVPEVTRSLAEMSSKVRGGQFAVSDLRGGTFTISNLGAIGGTYSTPIVNVPEVAILLVGRSRKLPVVMPDDSIQPRLMMPLSLSYDHRLVDGGTAARFLNDVIGYLEAPSRLLLAL, from the coding sequence ATGGCTACTGAAGTAAAGCTACCCGAGTTAGGTGACGGCATCGAATCGGGCGACGTATTGGAACTTTTTGTGTCGGTCGGTGACGTGATCAGCGAAGGGCAAGACATCGTCGAGATGGAAACCGACAAGGCGACCGTCCCGGTGCCTTCATCCGTTGGCGGCAAGGTCACCAAGATCTTGGTCAGCGAAGGCGACACGGTCGGTATCGGTGGTGTCATCTTGGAAGTCGAGGCCTCGTCGGACGTGACCACCGATACGCAACCTGCTGAACCGGAATCGAAAACAGAGCCTGAGCCTAAAGCAGAAGCGCCCAAGCAGGCCGAACCCGCACCCAAGCCAACTCCCGCCGAACCCGCACCCACCCAACCCGCTGCAGCAGAGACTCCAGCAGCCGTGACGCCGCCAGCCGCACCGGCGCCTCCAGCCGCACCGGCGTCTCCAGTCGCACCGGCGCCGCCAGCCGCACCGGCGTCTCCAGTCGCACCGGCGCCTCCAGCATCGACGGAATCAACGTCGTCAGCGGGCGGAGACGCCATCCCGGCGGGACCAGCGATCCGCCGCTTTGCTCGCGAAGTCGGCGTCGACTTGAGTTCCGTACGTGGCACAGGCGAGTCAGGCCGAATCACTCGCGAAGACATACTCAGTGTTGTTCGTCAGGCCAACCAAGCGGCGGCACGAACAACCGCAGGCACCGGATCGGTCGCCTCGGTCCCCGACGCCTCCAACCCCAGCATCGTACGCGGTCCCAGCGCCGTCGACGGAGCGGGAGCACCGGCAGTTGACGATTACGGCACCATCCGCGTTGAGCGAATGAGCAAAATCCGTAAAACGATAGCCAACCAGATGCACGCCAGTTGGTCGGCGGTCCCGCGTGTGACGAACTTTGACGATGCCGACATCACCGATCTTGAACGACTCCGCAAATCGAGTAAGGAAGATTATGCCGCTCAAGGTCTCAAATTGACGTCGATGCCGTTCCTGATCAAAGCCGTTGCAACCGCCCTTAAGCATCATCCTGGGATCAATGCTGCAATCGACCAAGAGAACGAGCAAATCATCTACAAGGATTATGTGAACGTCGGAATCGCCGTGGATACCGATCGTGGTTTGGTCGTCCCCGTCATGCATAATGCAGATCGCATGGGCGTCCCCGAGGTCACTCGGTCGCTAGCAGAAATGTCTAGCAAAGTCAGGGGGGGACAATTTGCGGTCAGTGATTTGCGTGGGGGCACGTTTACGATCAGTAATCTTGGTGCGATTGGCGGAACGTACTCAACGCCAATCGTGAACGTTCCCGAGGTCGCCATCTTGCTCGTTGGACGCAGCCGAAAATTGCCAGTCGTGATGCCTGATGACTCAATCCAGCCGCGATTGATGATGCCGTTAAGCTTGTCATACGATCATCGTCTCGTCGACGGAGGCACGGCGGCGCGGTTCCTGAATGACGTCATCGGCTACCTTGAAGCCCCCAGCCGATTACTGCTGGCGCTGTAA
- a CDS encoding ABC transporter permease: MFTYVLKTLWRHRTRTVLTVTGAAVAMFVFCFVGSVQEGLNRLTTGSDADRSLIVFQENRFCPTTSRLPEDYAGKIREVAGVREVMPIQVWTNNCRASLDIVVFNGADPEQIQQTRPIKLTSGSWERFASQRDAAIVGRNVAQRRGLSVGDQFSIGDISVMVAGIFESTVPSEENLIYTSLAFLQYTRGLDAAGLVTQHEVLLTPDADPDHVASEIDATLRAGSVATKTRRKGAFQASTLSDLVDLIGFAHWLGYACVGLVLSLVATTTLMSVQDRIKEYAVLQTIGVRPMRAMRLVLAESTILCLVGGIAGTLFALMALGVGGFAIGAEGAMIAFRPSLGLAISGATVSLIVGLIAGLAPAVQAATVPIVHSLRQA; the protein is encoded by the coding sequence ATGTTCACCTACGTCTTGAAAACACTATGGCGTCATCGCACTCGAACGGTGCTTACGGTAACGGGCGCTGCGGTGGCGATGTTTGTCTTTTGTTTTGTCGGTTCGGTCCAGGAAGGCTTGAATCGGTTAACGACCGGATCGGATGCTGACCGTAGCCTCATCGTGTTTCAGGAAAACCGTTTCTGTCCAACGACCAGCCGCTTGCCGGAAGACTATGCTGGTAAGATCAGAGAGGTTGCTGGAGTCCGTGAGGTGATGCCGATTCAAGTTTGGACGAACAATTGTCGCGCCAGTTTGGATATTGTGGTATTCAATGGAGCGGACCCTGAACAGATCCAGCAAACACGTCCGATCAAGTTGACCAGCGGTAGTTGGGAGCGGTTTGCTTCGCAACGTGATGCTGCGATTGTCGGCCGCAACGTGGCACAACGGCGGGGACTAAGTGTCGGTGATCAGTTTTCGATCGGTGACATCTCGGTCATGGTCGCGGGTATCTTCGAGTCAACGGTGCCATCGGAAGAAAACTTGATCTACACCAGTCTCGCGTTTCTGCAATACACACGTGGTCTTGATGCGGCAGGACTTGTCACGCAGCATGAAGTGCTTTTGACGCCCGACGCCGACCCGGATCATGTGGCCAGCGAGATTGATGCGACGCTGCGAGCCGGTTCGGTCGCGACGAAGACTCGCCGCAAAGGTGCATTTCAGGCCAGCACGCTTTCGGACTTAGTCGATCTGATCGGTTTTGCTCATTGGCTTGGATACGCCTGCGTCGGCTTGGTATTGTCGCTTGTCGCAACGACGACATTGATGAGTGTGCAAGATCGGATCAAGGAATACGCGGTGCTGCAAACGATCGGCGTGCGACCGATGCGAGCGATGCGCTTGGTTCTCGCCGAAAGCACCATCTTGTGTCTCGTTGGCGGAATCGCAGGGACACTCTTCGCGCTCATGGCACTCGGGGTTGGCGGTTTTGCGATTGGAGCCGAGGGAGCGATGATCGCGTTTCGACCGTCACTGGGGTTAGCAATCTCAGGAGCCACCGTGTCTCTGATCGTGGGTTTGATCGCAGGATTGGCGCCAGCGGTACAAGCCGCAACGGTACCAATCGTGCACTCATTGCGACAGGCCTAA
- a CDS encoding ABC transporter ATP-binding protein: protein MALVELRGVCKSFRKGDETITPLDSVDLDIEAGEFVSLMGPSGTGKSTLLNLVSGIDRPDSGTITVDGTEVTKLSRSKLADWRAINLGYIFQTHNLIPVLTAYENVELPTLLLKLSSRQRQQRVDLALEAVGLSDRADHYPRQLSGGQEQRVGIARAIVAHPKIVVADEPTGSLDVETGEQIQLLLQRLNQELNITMLMVTHDSDVARIASRQLVLDRGKFLETEEETRERQQERRRLKAARQIEESKI, encoded by the coding sequence ATGGCATTAGTAGAACTACGTGGCGTTTGTAAAAGCTTTCGTAAGGGTGACGAAACGATCACGCCGCTCGATTCGGTCGACTTGGACATCGAAGCGGGGGAATTTGTATCGCTGATGGGGCCAAGTGGTACGGGGAAGAGCACGCTTCTGAATTTGGTTAGCGGTATTGACCGTCCCGACTCGGGGACGATCACCGTCGATGGTACCGAGGTGACAAAGCTCTCTCGCAGCAAATTGGCGGATTGGCGGGCAATCAACCTCGGGTACATATTTCAAACCCATAATTTGATTCCAGTTCTCACTGCCTATGAAAATGTGGAGCTTCCGACGTTGCTCTTAAAGTTGTCTTCTCGCCAGCGCCAACAACGGGTCGATTTAGCTTTGGAAGCCGTCGGACTGAGTGATCGTGCCGATCATTATCCGAGACAGCTTTCCGGCGGCCAAGAGCAACGGGTTGGCATTGCTCGAGCAATTGTCGCGCACCCGAAAATCGTTGTTGCGGATGAGCCAACGGGCAGTCTTGATGTGGAAACCGGTGAGCAGATCCAGCTCTTATTGCAGCGACTCAATCAAGAACTCAACATCACGATGCTAATGGTTACTCACGACAGCGATGTTGCGCGAATCGCATCGCGGCAATTGGTTCTCGACCGAGGCAAGTTTTTGGAAACGGAGGAGGAGACGAGAGAGAGGCAGCAGGAGAGGCGTCGTCTGAAAGCAGCACGGCAGATCGAAGAATCAAAAATTTGA
- a CDS encoding efflux RND transporter periplasmic adaptor subunit yields the protein MANSPIDLSRLALDRSPPSESAALNPRRKRWFSRYMLPLCIFLGFVALLGAAAGRQLLPSTRVTVVPVMVKRAELQPTGTTLFQAPGWIEPRPTAISVAALAPGVIEELSVVEGQQVEKGEAIARLISIDAEMDVERARNTLAIRDAEVNRARAELDAAKIRVENPVHLHVQLADAQSALAKTQTELAKLPFLVAAAEANAEYAHDSMEGKRLARGAISGRVIARSESEHATADAELHELRSRRPNLQREVDALTDKVNAVRQQLKLLVEETRQFEAAKAELQSAEGMREEAKLRLRQAELVLQRNVVRAPISGRVLRRIASPGTRVMGLDPTAGQSSSTVIEMYDPNRLQVRADVRLEDVPMVMRGQTVEIETASTPGVIQGRVLRMTSTANIQKNTLEVKVELIDPPENVRPEMLVTASFLAPIIGESGGESTATERKFIPDQLVQTGESGTFVWIVDENNAAQRRTVDVGSRSDGGLVEIISGLNLTDKLVVAGVEQLKQGSLVVVTGDDQTFGINQWH from the coding sequence ATGGCGAACTCTCCGATTGACCTTAGCCGACTCGCTCTCGATCGCTCGCCTCCGAGCGAATCGGCTGCGTTAAATCCGCGTCGCAAGCGATGGTTCTCGCGATATATGTTGCCTTTGTGCATCTTCCTAGGATTCGTTGCCTTGCTCGGTGCCGCTGCGGGACGACAGTTGTTGCCATCGACGCGGGTAACGGTCGTGCCTGTGATGGTGAAGCGAGCCGAGTTGCAACCGACCGGAACGACGCTGTTTCAGGCACCGGGTTGGATCGAGCCCCGCCCCACCGCGATCAGTGTCGCAGCGCTTGCACCCGGCGTGATCGAAGAGTTGTCGGTTGTCGAGGGACAGCAGGTTGAGAAGGGTGAAGCAATTGCCCGGTTGATTTCTATCGACGCCGAAATGGACGTCGAGCGGGCAAGGAATACGCTCGCGATCCGCGACGCCGAGGTCAACCGGGCGAGAGCCGAACTCGACGCGGCAAAAATTCGTGTCGAGAATCCGGTGCATCTTCATGTTCAATTGGCGGACGCTCAAAGCGCTCTGGCAAAAACACAAACCGAGCTTGCCAAGTTGCCGTTTTTGGTCGCGGCCGCCGAAGCCAATGCGGAATATGCGCACGACAGCATGGAAGGAAAACGCTTGGCAAGAGGAGCGATCTCTGGCCGAGTCATTGCTCGTTCTGAGAGCGAACATGCTACGGCTGATGCCGAGCTTCATGAACTACGCAGTCGAAGACCAAACTTGCAACGCGAGGTCGATGCGTTGACCGATAAAGTGAACGCGGTGAGGCAGCAATTGAAATTGTTGGTCGAAGAAACTCGGCAATTCGAGGCAGCGAAGGCCGAGCTGCAATCAGCGGAGGGGATGCGTGAAGAGGCCAAATTGCGATTGCGCCAAGCTGAATTGGTTCTTCAACGCAACGTGGTCCGCGCCCCAATCAGCGGCCGAGTGCTACGGCGGATCGCGTCTCCAGGAACTCGCGTGATGGGACTGGACCCAACGGCCGGACAGAGCTCCAGTACGGTGATCGAGATGTATGATCCGAACCGACTCCAAGTTCGCGCCGACGTTCGGTTGGAGGACGTTCCGATGGTCATGCGTGGTCAAACCGTTGAAATTGAAACCGCGTCAACTCCAGGTGTGATCCAAGGCCGCGTGCTGCGAATGACAAGTACGGCCAACATTCAAAAGAATACGCTAGAAGTGAAAGTGGAATTGATCGACCCGCCGGAAAACGTTAGGCCTGAAATGCTGGTTACGGCAAGCTTCTTAGCCCCGATCATCGGCGAATCTGGGGGGGAATCCACGGCAACCGAACGCAAGTTCATTCCCGACCAACTCGTTCAGACGGGGGAATCCGGCACGTTCGTTTGGATCGTGGATGAGAATAACGCGGCCCAACGACGCACCGTGGATGTGGGAAGTCGCAGCGACGGCGGGTTGGTGGAAATTATTTCGGGACTGAATTTGACCGACAAACTGGTCGTTGCTGGCGTTGAGCAATTGAAGCAGGGCAGTCTCGTTGTTGTAACAGGCGACGATCAAACTTTTGGGATAAATCAATGGCATTAG